The Thermodesulfobacteriota bacterium genome includes the window CCGTTGCCCCGGCCCAGACCCTGACCGACAAGGAGTACCAGATAATGCGCGACGCGGCCATAGCGATAATCCGCGAGATAGGCGTGGATACGGGCGGCTCGAACATACAGTTCTCCATGAACCCGAATAACGGAAAGATCTGCGTGATAGAGATGAACCCGCGCGTATCGAGGAGCTCGGCGCTCGCGAGCAAGGCCACGGGCTTTCCCATAGCGAAGATCGCCGCGAAGCTCGCCGTCGGCTACACGCTCGACGAGATACCGAACGACATTACCGAAAAAACCCCGGCCTCGTTCGAGCCGACCATAGACTACGTGGTCGTAAAGGTCCCTCGCTTCACCTTCGAAAAGTTCCCCAGGGCCAACGCCACCCTTACAACCCAGATGAAGAGCGTGGGGGAGGCCATGAGCATAGGGCGTACCTTCAAGGAGTCTCTCGGCAAGGCGCTCCGCTCGATCGAGGCCGGGAGCTACGGCTTCGAAAAGAAGGTCGGCGACGGGGTAGGCGGGCCGTTTAACCCCACCGATACCGAGCGCGAGCTAATAGCCGCGCGCCTTAAAACCCCCGGCGCCGAAAGGATCTGGTACCTCGCCGATGCCATACGGGGGGGCATGACCACCGAAGAAATATTCTCTCTAACCTCCATAGACCCGTGGTTCGTAAATAACATCCGCGACATAATCGGGCTCGAAGCCGAGATAATAACGGGCGGCCCATCGCCCGAGCTGTTACGGCAGGCCAAGGAGTGGGGCTTTTCCAATAAACTCCTCGGGGAGCTTACGGGCAAGGGAGAGGAGGGGATACGCTCGGCGCTTAAGGAGGCGGGCATCAAAGTCGTCTACAAGGCGGTCGATACCTGCGCGGCCGAGTTCGAGGCCTTTACGCCGTACCTCTACTCCACCCACGAGAGGCCATACTATAATGTGAACGATAATGAGAAAAAAACCGGGTGCGAGGCCGCGCCGACGGATGGAAAAAAGAAGAAAAAGGTGCTGATACTCGGCTCGGGCCCCAACCGCATCGGACAGGGCATAGAGTTCGACTACTGCTGCGTGCACGCAAGCTTCGCGCTTAAGGAGGAGGGCTTTGAGGCCATTATGGTCAACTGCAACCCCGAGACCGTCTCGACCGACTACGACACCTCGGACCGCCTCTACTTCGAGCCCCTTACGTTCGAGGACGTAATGAACATCGTGGAGAAGGAAAAACCACACGGCGTTATAGTGCAGCTCGGCGGGCAGACCCCGCTAAAACTCTCGGTGCCGCTTGAGAGGGCGGGCGTGAGGATACTCGGCACCACGTCGGACTCCATCGACAGGGCCGAGGACAGGGAGCGCTTCGACGAACTCCTGACAAAACTGAAACTCAAGCGCCCCGAGAGCGGCATGGCGCGGAGTACCGGCGAAGCTATAACCGCTGCGAAAAAGGTAGGATACCCGGTCATGGTCCGCCCCTCTTACGTACTCGGCGGCAGGGCCATGGAGATAGTCTACGACGAGGCGAGCCTCATGGGCTACATGACGCGCGCCGTCGAGGCCTCGCCCGAGCACCCCGTCCTCATCGACAGCTTCCTCGAAGGCGCGATCGAGATCGAC containing:
- the carB gene encoding carbamoyl-phosphate synthase large subunit, with amino-acid sequence MPKRTDINKILLIGSGPIVIGQACEFDYSGTQACKALKEDGYEVVLVNSNPATIMTDPNFADRTYIEPITADMVEKIIAREKPQALLPTMGGQTALNVSVELAERGVLDKYNVELIGASIEAIKKAEDRELFKKAMRKIGLEVPRSVCVKGFENAVEAIEGFGYPVIIRPSFTLGGTGGGIAYNREEFEAMAKGGVDASPTDEILIEESVIGWKEFELEVMRDRMDNVVIICSIENLDPMGVHTGDSITVAPAQTLTDKEYQIMRDAAIAIIREIGVDTGGSNIQFSMNPNNGKICVIEMNPRVSRSSALASKATGFPIAKIAAKLAVGYTLDEIPNDITEKTPASFEPTIDYVVVKVPRFTFEKFPRANATLTTQMKSVGEAMSIGRTFKESLGKALRSIEAGSYGFEKKVGDGVGGPFNPTDTERELIAARLKTPGAERIWYLADAIRGGMTTEEIFSLTSIDPWFVNNIRDIIGLEAEIITGGPSPELLRQAKEWGFSNKLLGELTGKGEEGIRSALKEAGIKVVYKAVDTCAAEFEAFTPYLYSTHERPYYNVNDNEKKTGCEAAPTDGKKKKKVLILGSGPNRIGQGIEFDYCCVHASFALKEEGFEAIMVNCNPETVSTDYDTSDRLYFEPLTFEDVMNIVEKEKPHGVIVQLGGQTPLKLSVPLERAGVRILGTTSDSIDRAEDRERFDELLTKLKLKRPESGMARSTGEAITAAKKVGYPVMVRPSYVLGGRAMEIVYDEASLMGYMTRAVEASPEHPVLIDSFLEGAIEIDVDCISDGETVVIGGIMEHIEEAGVHSGDSACSIPPYSLPPDVLDEVRRQSVALAKELEVVGLMNVQFAVKHGEVYIIEVNPRASRTIPFVSKAIGKPLAKIATKLMVGKGRSLSELGLTHEIT